One window from the genome of Streptomyces sp. NBC_00287 encodes:
- a CDS encoding styrene monooxygenase/indole monooxygenase family protein, whose translation MRKILVVGAGQSGLQIALGLQSNGYEVTLMSNRTADEIRTGRVMSTQCMFHTALQHERDLQLNFWESQAPKIEGLGVSVAAPGSWAEGPAARAIDWVGRLDGYAQSVDQRVKMAGWMETFAQRGGQLVIHGAAVGDLDYFSRTYDLVLVSAGKGELVSMFARDPERSPYTEPQRALAVAYVHGLGPRPEHPEFDAVRCNLVPGVGELFIMPTLTTSGRADILFWEGIPGGPLDVFNGVKDPAEHLSLILELMEKFTPWEHARATKAELTDAGGTLAGRYTPTVRNPIGRLPGGGLVLGVADVVVANDPITGQGSNSASKCAAAYLAAILEHGDKPFDEEWMQATFDRYWATAQHVTKWTNAMLAPPPEHILNLIGAAGQLQPAADRFANAFNDPADFENFFYEPEKTEAYLASLA comes from the coding sequence CTCGTCGTCGGAGCCGGCCAGTCCGGCCTCCAGATCGCCCTCGGACTCCAGTCGAACGGGTACGAGGTCACCCTCATGTCCAACCGGACCGCGGACGAGATCCGCACCGGCCGGGTCATGTCGACGCAGTGCATGTTCCACACGGCCCTGCAGCACGAGCGCGATCTCCAGCTGAACTTCTGGGAGTCCCAGGCCCCGAAGATCGAAGGACTCGGCGTCTCGGTGGCGGCACCCGGCTCGTGGGCCGAGGGCCCGGCGGCCCGCGCGATCGACTGGGTGGGCCGGCTCGACGGATACGCCCAGTCCGTCGACCAGCGTGTGAAGATGGCCGGCTGGATGGAGACCTTCGCCCAGCGCGGCGGCCAGCTGGTCATCCATGGCGCGGCGGTCGGCGACCTCGACTACTTCTCCCGCACGTACGACCTGGTCCTGGTGTCGGCCGGCAAGGGCGAGCTGGTCTCCATGTTCGCCCGGGACCCGGAGCGCTCCCCGTACACCGAGCCGCAGCGCGCCCTCGCGGTGGCCTACGTCCATGGCCTCGGCCCGCGTCCCGAGCACCCGGAGTTCGACGCGGTCCGCTGCAATCTGGTCCCCGGCGTCGGCGAGCTGTTCATCATGCCGACGCTCACCACCTCCGGACGCGCCGACATCCTGTTCTGGGAGGGCATACCCGGCGGCCCGCTGGACGTCTTCAACGGCGTCAAGGACCCGGCGGAGCACCTCTCCCTGATCCTGGAACTCATGGAGAAGTTCACGCCGTGGGAGCACGCGCGGGCGACGAAGGCCGAACTGACGGACGCCGGTGGCACGTTGGCCGGACGCTACACGCCCACGGTCCGCAACCCGATCGGCCGTCTGCCGGGCGGCGGCCTGGTCCTGGGCGTCGCCGACGTGGTCGTCGCGAACGACCCGATCACCGGTCAGGGCTCCAACTCGGCGTCCAAGTGCGCGGCCGCGTACCTCGCCGCCATCCTGGAGCACGGTGACAAGCCGTTCGACGAAGAGTGGATGCAGGCGACGTTCGACCGCTACTGGGCGACCGCGCAGCACGTCACCAAGTGGACCAACGCGATGCTGGCCCCGCCGCCGGAGCACATCCTCAACCTGATCGGCGCGGCAGGTCAGCTTCAGCCGGCGGCGGATCGATTCGCCAACGCGTTCAACGACCCGGCCGACTTTGAGAACTTCTTCTATGAGCCGGAGAAGACCGAGGCGTATCTGGCTTCTTTGGCCTAG
- a CDS encoding TetR/AcrR family transcriptional regulator: MSSSAPTPAYRRLSVEERRSQLLAAALSLFAHRAPEEVSLDDVAEAAGVSRPLVYRYFPGGKQQLYEAALRSAAEELQQCFDEPREGPLLTRLGRALDRYLAFVDEHDAGFSALLQGGSVVETSRTTSIVDGVRRAAAEHILRHLDVTTPGLRLRMTVKVWITAVEAASLLWLDEGKQIPVGELRDWLVDQFVAVLSVTGARDPQTAALVQALAEDG, encoded by the coding sequence ATGAGCTCCTCGGCCCCCACTCCCGCCTATCGCCGTCTCAGTGTCGAGGAGCGGCGCAGTCAGTTGCTCGCCGCCGCTTTGTCGCTGTTCGCTCATCGGGCGCCCGAAGAGGTCTCGCTCGATGATGTGGCGGAGGCCGCCGGGGTGTCGCGGCCGCTGGTGTACCGGTACTTTCCCGGCGGCAAGCAACAGCTGTACGAGGCCGCCCTGCGCTCCGCCGCCGAGGAGCTCCAGCAGTGCTTCGACGAGCCCCGTGAAGGGCCGTTGCTGACCCGGCTGGGGCGGGCCCTCGACCGGTATCTCGCCTTCGTCGACGAGCACGACGCCGGGTTCAGCGCGCTGCTCCAGGGCGGCAGTGTCGTCGAGACCTCCCGGACCACCTCCATCGTCGACGGAGTGCGGCGGGCCGCCGCCGAGCACATCCTCAGACATCTGGACGTCACCACGCCCGGACTCCGACTCCGGATGACCGTCAAGGTGTGGATCACCGCCGTCGAGGCGGCCTCCCTCCTCTGGCTCGACGAGGGCAAGCAGATCCCCGTCGGCGAACTGCGCGACTGGCTGGTCGACCAGTTCGTCGCCGTGCTCTCCGTGACCGGCGCCCGCGACCCGCAGACCGCGGCGCTGGTCCAGGCGCTCGCCGAGGATGGCTGA
- a CDS encoding C40 family peptidase, which translates to MSGRLLRLVCTAATAAGAVLVPAPAMAVPEPGEASVSQLLTDLQRLYREAERATETYNATEEKLKKQRAEAGRLDGELTRVRLSLHNSRGAAGRLARQQYQSSTEISSYVRLLLARDPQHALDQGHVIGQLARERAETVGRLEGSERKADVLARKARTALDRQLALAERQKKEREEVERRLGDVQEKLVSLSPEQLVEIAELEKKGISKAQQDLVTSGALSSERKPSGAGQRAVRYAMRQLGKPYEWGAEGPKTYDCSGLTSRAWDHAGTPIPRTSQEQWARLPRVPLKELRPGDLVIYRRDATHVALYVGKGKVVEAPRTGEKIKVSSMATHPILGAVRPDKPLARPKKPDTPRSSPAHRRSSQSRPGR; encoded by the coding sequence GTGTCAGGAAGGCTTCTGCGTCTGGTGTGTACGGCGGCGACGGCGGCCGGCGCCGTCCTCGTACCGGCCCCGGCCATGGCCGTCCCCGAGCCCGGGGAAGCGTCGGTCTCCCAGCTCCTGACGGATCTTCAGCGGCTGTACCGGGAGGCGGAGCGGGCCACCGAGACCTATAACGCCACCGAGGAGAAGCTGAAGAAACAGCGCGCCGAGGCCGGACGCCTGGACGGCGAACTCACCCGGGTCCGGCTCTCCCTGCACAACAGCCGGGGCGCGGCGGGGCGGCTGGCGCGGCAGCAGTACCAGAGCAGCACCGAGATCTCCTCGTACGTACGGCTGCTGCTCGCCCGCGATCCGCAGCACGCGCTCGATCAGGGGCATGTGATCGGGCAGTTGGCGCGGGAGCGGGCCGAGACGGTGGGGCGGCTGGAGGGCAGCGAACGGAAGGCCGACGTCCTTGCCCGCAAGGCCCGCACGGCACTGGACAGGCAACTCGCCCTCGCCGAGCGGCAGAAGAAGGAGCGGGAGGAGGTGGAGCGGCGGCTGGGGGACGTCCAGGAGAAGCTCGTCTCGCTCAGTCCTGAACAGCTCGTCGAGATCGCCGAGTTGGAGAAGAAGGGCATCAGCAAGGCGCAGCAGGACCTCGTCACCTCCGGGGCGCTCAGCAGCGAGCGGAAGCCGTCCGGCGCGGGCCAGCGGGCGGTGCGCTATGCCATGCGGCAGTTGGGGAAGCCGTACGAGTGGGGCGCGGAGGGCCCGAAGACGTACGACTGCTCAGGCCTCACCTCCCGGGCCTGGGACCACGCCGGTACCCCGATTCCCCGCACCAGCCAGGAACAGTGGGCCCGGCTCCCGAGGGTTCCGCTGAAGGAGCTGCGCCCGGGCGATCTGGTGATCTACCGCCGCGATGCCACCCACGTGGCCCTGTACGTGGGCAAGGGCAAGGTGGTCGAGGCCCCCAGAACGGGCGAGAAGATCAAGGTGTCGTCGATGGCGACCCACCCGATCCTGGGAGCCGTACGCCCGGACAAGCCGCTGGCTAGGCCAAAGAAGCCAGATACGCCTCGGTCTTCTCCGGCTCATAGAAGAAGTTCTCAAAGTCGGCCGGGTCGTTGA